Proteins encoded by one window of Filimonas effusa:
- the pckA gene encoding phosphoenolpyruvate carboxykinase (ATP), producing the protein MSLTSTIALPVTGLTESGITCHQVHYQLTPEELTAQAVQRQEGELNDSGALCINTGEFTGRSPQDKFIVKDIITEDTVNWNQFNIPIGEKYFHQLKAKMLDYLNANDEIWVRDCYACATPAFRLGIRVITESPAASLFAHNMFLRPAEEELEYFKAEWQVIQAPGFKADPAVDGTRQHNFAIISFVHKTILIGGTGYTGEIKKGVFTILNYLLPQFKDILSMHCSANMGKSGDVALFFGLSGTGKTTLSADPSRRLIGDDEHGWNKNHIFNFEGGCYAKCIDLSAEKEPAIFRAIRSGALVENVGFYEGTQEIDFSNRAITENTRVSYPIHYIPGSVEPSIGGVPANVFFLTCDAYGVLPPISRLNEAQAMYQFISGYTARVAGTETGVTAPKATFSACFGAPFLPLHPAAYAEMLGRKMKAHNVNVWLVNTGWTGGPYGTGNRMSLTHTRALITAALNGTLQKGNWEKDPVFNMDIPQSCAGVPQEILNPRSAWADKVAYDEAAAQLAKLFNENFSKYADRVPAEILIEAPLAV; encoded by the coding sequence ATGTCACTTACATCCACTATTGCGCTCCCTGTTACGGGGCTGACCGAAAGCGGTATCACCTGCCACCAGGTGCATTACCAGTTAACACCAGAGGAATTAACCGCGCAGGCGGTGCAACGCCAGGAGGGCGAGCTTAATGATTCCGGAGCGTTGTGTATCAATACCGGTGAGTTTACCGGTCGCAGTCCACAGGACAAATTCATTGTAAAAGACATTATCACAGAGGACACTGTGAACTGGAACCAGTTCAACATTCCTATCGGCGAGAAATATTTCCACCAGTTGAAGGCCAAAATGCTGGACTACCTGAATGCGAACGATGAAATATGGGTAAGAGATTGTTATGCATGTGCCACACCTGCTTTCCGGTTAGGGATCAGGGTGATCACGGAGTCGCCCGCGGCCAGTTTGTTTGCCCATAATATGTTCCTGCGTCCTGCGGAGGAAGAACTGGAGTATTTCAAGGCAGAATGGCAGGTGATACAAGCGCCCGGCTTCAAGGCAGATCCTGCTGTTGACGGCACGCGCCAGCACAATTTTGCTATCATTTCGTTTGTACACAAGACCATATTGATAGGCGGTACAGGGTATACCGGTGAGATCAAAAAGGGGGTTTTTACTATTCTCAACTACCTGTTGCCCCAGTTCAAGGATATCCTGAGTATGCATTGCAGCGCCAATATGGGCAAATCGGGTGATGTTGCTTTGTTCTTTGGATTGAGCGGTACAGGTAAAACCACTTTAAGCGCCGATCCGAGCCGCAGGCTGATCGGTGATGATGAACATGGCTGGAACAAGAACCATATTTTCAATTTCGAGGGTGGTTGTTATGCGAAATGTATTGATCTGAGCGCAGAGAAAGAGCCGGCTATATTCCGGGCTATCCGTTCGGGAGCGCTGGTAGAGAATGTTGGTTTTTATGAGGGCACGCAGGAGATCGATTTCTCGAACCGTGCCATTACAGAGAATACGAGGGTAAGTTACCCTATTCATTATATTCCTGGTTCTGTTGAGCCCAGTATTGGCGGCGTTCCTGCCAATGTATTCTTTCTTACCTGCGACGCATATGGGGTATTGCCTCCTATCAGCAGGCTGAATGAGGCGCAGGCCATGTATCAATTTATCAGCGGTTATACCGCACGTGTGGCAGGTACTGAAACTGGAGTAACCGCCCCCAAAGCAACGTTTAGCGCGTGCTTTGGCGCTCCTTTCCTGCCATTACACCCTGCTGCCTATGCCGAGATGCTGGGCAGAAAAATGAAGGCACATAATGTGAATGTATGGCTGGTGAATACCGGCTGGACAGGTGGCCCATATGGCACCGGTAACCGGATGTCGTTAACGCATACCAGGGCTTTGATCACCGCTGCTTTGAATGGCACGCTGCAAAAGGGCAACTGGGAGAAGGATCCTGTGTTTAACATGGACATACCACAGTCTTGCGCCGGCGTGCCGCAGGAAATTTTAAACCCACGCAGCGCATGGGCCGATAAAGTTGCCTACGACGAAGCTGCTGCGCAGTTGGCAAAGTTGTTCAACGAGAATTTCTCGAAATATGCCGACAGAGTACCCGCTGAAATTTTAATCGAGGCACCTTTGGCAGTTTAA
- a CDS encoding OmpA family protein, with protein MKRLLLSMTLLSGVITLHAQFSYQYLDAANNFYTKGDYASASSYYEKYLAAGKKDKDADSFDPYSAASLAIKKRDGSDKYLDAVYHLAESYRLLTHYAKAAPYYKEVADAGKNAHPLALFHYGETLKKQGQYAEAADYLSLFINNYKDSAASSYVTKAKQELASLDFIRQQLQRSDLALFHVAAAPAIMNTEGASYAPVWKDAATLVFTSTRADATAAKNKLHHNRLYEAVYRDTVPVSVNKLELTQSNDQHQGVAAISKDGQTMLITRWTTIGKQKSAAIYRCKRNGNGWSDPIALNAMVNSKGTNNQQPYLTPDAQWLIFASDRPGGYGGYDLWRAQLDASGEPVKVENMGAAINTATDEQAPYFHEASATLFFASNGRIGMGGFDVYSTKKQGETWAEPVNIGYPYNSAKDDLYFAVAPGTKSWQSAVVLSSDRTSACCLELFTIRKAPQMQQVTGLVKDCKTGAPLSGVRVSIWDAAHQSKLSTVTTGDDGSYQFTPAKAATLQATAEAPSYQQGSLLFQSQASWDSALLRNPDLCLTAIAPVPEAGEVKVLEHVFYALNKAVILDESKPALDELVQMLKDNPSMEIEISGHTDNTGGKAYNQKLSQQRANNVVAYLVTQGISAGRLKAAGYGDSQPVAPNTNDDGSDNPEGRQKNRRTEFKVLRK; from the coding sequence ATGAAAAGGCTTTTACTAAGCATGACCTTATTATCCGGCGTAATAACCCTGCACGCGCAGTTTAGCTATCAATACCTCGACGCCGCCAATAACTTCTATACAAAAGGCGACTACGCCTCTGCCAGCAGCTATTACGAGAAATACCTCGCTGCCGGAAAAAAAGATAAAGATGCCGATAGCTTCGACCCCTATAGTGCAGCCTCCCTCGCCATTAAAAAACGCGATGGCAGCGATAAATACCTCGATGCTGTTTACCACCTCGCCGAAAGTTATCGCCTGCTAACGCACTACGCAAAAGCAGCGCCCTACTACAAAGAGGTAGCCGACGCCGGTAAAAATGCACACCCGCTGGCCCTCTTTCACTATGGGGAAACTTTAAAGAAACAAGGCCAATACGCCGAAGCAGCAGATTATCTTAGTTTGTTTATAAATAATTATAAAGATAGTGCCGCCTCTTCTTACGTGACCAAAGCCAAACAGGAACTGGCATCCCTCGACTTTATCCGGCAGCAGTTGCAGCGCAGCGATCTTGCTTTATTCCACGTGGCAGCCGCACCCGCTATCATGAATACCGAAGGCGCCAGCTATGCTCCCGTATGGAAAGACGCTGCCACCCTGGTGTTTACCTCTACCCGTGCCGATGCCACAGCTGCAAAAAACAAACTCCACCATAACAGGTTATACGAAGCAGTCTACCGCGATACTGTTCCCGTGTCTGTAAACAAACTGGAATTAACGCAATCCAACGATCAGCACCAGGGCGTTGCTGCTATTAGCAAAGACGGGCAAACCATGCTTATCACGCGCTGGACTACCATCGGAAAACAAAAGTCCGCCGCCATTTACCGCTGTAAACGCAATGGCAATGGCTGGTCCGATCCCATTGCCTTAAACGCGATGGTAAACAGCAAGGGAACAAACAACCAGCAGCCCTATCTTACGCCCGATGCACAGTGGTTGATCTTCGCCAGCGACCGGCCCGGCGGTTATGGGGGTTACGACCTCTGGCGCGCACAGCTCGATGCCTCCGGCGAACCCGTTAAAGTAGAAAACATGGGCGCAGCCATCAATACCGCTACCGATGAACAAGCCCCGTATTTTCATGAAGCCAGTGCAACGCTTTTCTTTGCTTCCAACGGCCGTATCGGCATGGGAGGTTTCGATGTCTACAGCACTAAAAAGCAGGGCGAAACATGGGCGGAGCCTGTAAACATCGGCTATCCCTATAACTCCGCGAAAGACGATCTCTATTTTGCTGTAGCTCCCGGTACAAAGTCATGGCAGTCTGCCGTTGTCTTAAGCTCCGATCGTACCAGCGCCTGCTGCCTCGAATTATTTACCATCCGCAAAGCGCCGCAAATGCAGCAGGTAACCGGCCTCGTGAAAGATTGTAAAACAGGAGCGCCATTGTCCGGTGTGCGTGTTAGCATATGGGATGCCGCACATCAGTCCAAACTGTCTACGGTTACCACCGGCGACGATGGCAGCTATCAGTTTACACCGGCAAAAGCAGCAACGCTGCAGGCTACAGCCGAAGCGCCTTCGTACCAGCAGGGAAGTCTTTTATTTCAAAGCCAGGCCTCATGGGATTCAGCATTGCTGCGCAACCCCGACCTGTGCCTGACCGCAATAGCGCCCGTTCCCGAAGCAGGCGAGGTGAAGGTGCTCGAACATGTATTCTATGCCCTGAATAAAGCCGTCATCCTCGACGAATCAAAACCCGCGCTGGATGAACTGGTGCAAATGCTGAAAGATAATCCTTCCATGGAGATCGAGATCAGCGGCCACACCGATAACACCGGCGGCAAAGCATACAACCAGAAACTCTCCCAGCAACGTGCAAATAATGTAGTGGCCTACCTGGTAACACAAGGCATCAGCGCCGGCCGCCTCAAAGCAGCAGGTTACGGCGATAGCCAGCCCGTAGCGCCAAACACCAACGACGATGGCTCCGATAATCCTGAAGGACGGCAAAAGAACCGCCGCACAGAATTTAAAGTGTTGCGCAAATAA
- a CDS encoding PorP/SprF family type IX secretion system membrane protein — MKQLKQTILLLLLTGAVLQHAKAQDPHYTQYYIYPAWLNPALTGVFDGDVRVSGIYRSQWGSIAPAFNTPGVAADFNATSSTAFGISALRQSAGDGGFSHTTAYGSMSFSGVRFGKNGYHRLNLGLQAGLIQKKFDFSKATFGNQYNAITGYNPGTGGETFVRGAQTNFDAGAGALYFDATPGKKMNLFAGFSVAHLTRPNDRFIDGSEEAKLAMRYNFHAGVRIMLSDRASITPNALYMKQGEATEKMLGAYVQCQAAPGTDVMIGANCRFGDALSPFVGVNYNNWVLGASYDINTSDLGKIAKGANSFEISLSTVIRRKVKTEEVEFVCPRL, encoded by the coding sequence ATGAAACAACTGAAACAAACCATCCTCTTACTGCTGCTTACTGGCGCAGTTTTACAGCATGCGAAGGCACAGGATCCGCATTACACTCAGTACTACATTTATCCCGCCTGGTTAAACCCAGCCCTTACAGGTGTGTTCGATGGCGATGTCCGCGTATCGGGCATCTATCGCAGCCAGTGGGGGAGTATTGCACCCGCGTTTAATACACCCGGTGTTGCTGCCGATTTCAATGCCACATCCAGTACCGCTTTCGGCATAAGCGCACTCCGCCAGTCTGCCGGCGATGGCGGCTTTAGTCATACCACCGCTTATGGCAGCATGTCGTTCTCAGGCGTGCGTTTTGGTAAGAATGGCTATCACCGGCTCAACCTGGGTTTACAGGCCGGCCTGATCCAAAAGAAATTCGATTTCTCTAAAGCAACATTCGGTAACCAGTATAATGCCATTACAGGTTATAACCCCGGTACAGGTGGCGAAACGTTTGTAAGAGGCGCACAAACAAACTTCGATGCAGGGGCAGGCGCTCTTTATTTCGACGCCACACCCGGTAAGAAAATGAACCTCTTCGCTGGTTTCTCGGTAGCGCACCTTACACGCCCTAACGACCGCTTCATCGATGGCTCCGAGGAAGCGAAACTGGCCATGCGCTACAACTTCCACGCAGGGGTGAGGATCATGCTGTCCGATAGAGCAAGCATCACACCCAATGCCCTTTATATGAAACAGGGCGAAGCAACCGAAAAAATGCTCGGCGCTTACGTGCAATGCCAGGCCGCCCCCGGTACCGATGTAATGATAGGCGCCAACTGCCGCTTCGGCGATGCTTTGTCGCCCTTCGTAGGCGTCAACTATAACAACTGGGTACTGGGTGCCAGCTACGACATCAATACTTCCGATCTTGGTAAAATAGCCAAAGGCGCTAACAGCTTCGAGATCTCTCTCAGCACAGTTATCCGCCGCAAAGTAAAGACCGAAGAAGTGGAATTCGTTTGCCCGCGGTTGTAA
- a CDS encoding PKD domain-containing protein — MWHLVITHIKTIVPVTILLFLQQEWCFAQSLSNEGKEFWVAYAPHRLMGSGAGNAQEMYLCFSAATNAHIRVTISGTAYLEEYDVAANTIATSKPIPKGIPAAAYDARLFKTGNVEDVYRQHAIHIETNVPVVAYARIAAPDGAATALLLPADTWGYAYVSLNSKQSCARTRGGNKDCFSFMYIIAANNNTRLNITPSANTRGGRKAGTAFTLTLQKGEVFLMAGEAVDDENGADLSGTRVTSVANDQGNCYPVAVFSGSSYTQVACTGTDGSAQNLLQQAVPLPAWGTEFMTSPTSVDDNPAQHNINIYRILVSDPATIVKKNGQRLWGLNGSYYEYQSNTADFIEADKPIFVAQYMPSANACSYTGTGNPSMIYLSATSQAVRRTQCFRDNSNSVKATYLLLIIPSKGLAQLKIDGKPDNYDNAYAHPNKAGYTVVVKRWSAGGAQQCVIDSDDAFTAITCGMGAGLSYGFNAGVLLSAKSGLASIQNKYAATTGSQEFTCVNTPVALSVLLRYQPERLEWRFSELPAVVTPAANVTTLQPVSTGTEIIDGITYYRYSLPGYYAFKTEGMYDLPLYATGLSVTNCSHTERIPYNIQVKATHVIAYDVSYKGCRKTEDVVFNAAASFEGGEDISTWQWYFPDDSIAKTKTTSYSLQPGPHTMRLLAADAQGCVADTTFGFNIPAAPIALFSADAASVCQDAPLQFTGETPAGTSEVIKEWRWDFGDGSGATTRNPVKQFARPGNYTVNLTVTSGQGCASLPATASYTVHALPLIDAGADLNALKDSQVTLKASAMNAAQLTFSWQPAALLNSPDVLNPSYRVTHDQRFLLKASGGPGNCTATDSVKVTMLLPVEVPNSFSPNGDGIHDRWFIPQLAAYEGASVIVVNRYGQQVFHAAGYTTPWDGTSEGKPLAAGTYYYIIRLPVKKETITGTLTILR; from the coding sequence ATGTGGCATCTTGTAATCACCCATATTAAAACGATCGTGCCGGTAACCATCCTGCTGTTTTTGCAGCAGGAGTGGTGCTTTGCGCAATCTCTTTCCAACGAAGGAAAGGAGTTTTGGGTGGCATATGCCCCGCACAGGCTTATGGGAAGCGGCGCCGGTAATGCACAGGAAATGTACCTGTGCTTCAGCGCAGCAACAAATGCGCATATTCGTGTAACTATCAGTGGAACCGCCTATCTCGAAGAATATGATGTGGCAGCTAATACAATAGCTACCAGTAAACCCATTCCCAAAGGTATTCCTGCGGCGGCTTACGATGCACGTTTGTTTAAAACAGGTAACGTAGAAGATGTCTATCGTCAGCACGCCATTCATATCGAAACTAATGTGCCTGTTGTTGCCTATGCACGCATAGCAGCCCCCGATGGCGCTGCTACGGCTTTACTGCTGCCGGCAGATACATGGGGTTATGCTTATGTATCCCTGAATTCAAAACAATCCTGCGCCAGAACCAGGGGAGGAAATAAAGATTGTTTCTCTTTTATGTACATCATCGCCGCAAACAACAATACGCGCCTGAACATAACGCCATCTGCCAATACGCGCGGCGGCCGCAAAGCAGGAACGGCCTTTACGCTTACATTGCAGAAAGGAGAAGTTTTCCTGATGGCCGGCGAAGCAGTAGACGATGAAAACGGCGCTGATCTCTCTGGCACCAGGGTAACATCCGTTGCCAACGACCAGGGGAATTGCTACCCGGTAGCCGTTTTCTCCGGCAGCAGTTATACGCAGGTGGCCTGTACCGGCACCGATGGCAGCGCTCAAAACCTGCTGCAGCAGGCCGTCCCGCTTCCTGCCTGGGGAACGGAGTTTATGACCAGCCCCACCAGTGTCGATGATAATCCCGCGCAGCATAACATCAATATCTATCGTATCCTGGTATCCGATCCCGCAACTATCGTGAAAAAGAATGGCCAGCGGTTATGGGGACTAAACGGCTCTTACTACGAGTACCAGAGTAACACTGCCGACTTCATTGAAGCTGATAAGCCCATCTTTGTAGCACAGTATATGCCGTCGGCAAATGCATGCAGTTACACCGGAACAGGTAATCCATCCATGATCTATCTTAGTGCAACCAGTCAGGCGGTACGCCGCACGCAGTGCTTCAGGGATAACAGCAACAGCGTTAAAGCCACCTACCTGTTGCTCATTATACCGTCTAAAGGCTTAGCTCAGCTGAAGATCGATGGAAAGCCGGATAACTACGACAACGCATATGCCCATCCCAACAAAGCCGGTTATACAGTAGTGGTAAAACGCTGGTCTGCCGGGGGAGCACAGCAATGTGTCATCGACAGCGATGATGCTTTTACTGCTATCACCTGCGGAATGGGAGCAGGCTTAAGCTATGGCTTTAACGCAGGCGTATTATTGTCGGCTAAGAGCGGCCTCGCCTCTATTCAAAACAAGTATGCAGCCACAACAGGCAGCCAGGAGTTTACCTGCGTTAACACGCCCGTAGCGCTGTCGGTCTTGTTGCGATACCAGCCCGAACGCCTCGAATGGCGTTTCTCCGAATTGCCGGCTGTTGTTACGCCGGCCGCAAATGTTACAACATTGCAACCCGTTTCCACCGGAACCGAAATAATTGATGGCATCACCTACTATCGCTACAGCTTACCCGGGTATTACGCATTCAAAACGGAAGGCATGTACGATCTTCCGCTGTATGCTACCGGCTTATCAGTCACCAACTGCAGCCATACGGAACGTATACCCTATAACATACAGGTAAAAGCAACCCATGTCATAGCTTACGATGTCAGCTACAAAGGCTGTCGGAAAACAGAAGACGTTGTATTCAATGCTGCTGCTTCCTTTGAAGGTGGTGAAGATATCAGCACATGGCAATGGTATTTCCCCGATGATAGTATTGCTAAAACCAAAACAACCAGCTATAGCCTGCAGCCAGGTCCGCATACCATGCGCCTGCTGGCCGCCGATGCACAGGGTTGTGTTGCCGACACTACGTTTGGTTTTAATATCCCCGCAGCTCCCATAGCCTTATTTTCAGCGGATGCCGCTTCCGTTTGCCAGGATGCGCCTTTGCAGTTCACCGGTGAAACCCCGGCCGGTACCAGCGAAGTAATAAAGGAATGGCGTTGGGATTTTGGTGATGGCTCCGGCGCAACTACCCGAAATCCGGTAAAACAATTTGCCCGTCCCGGTAACTATACGGTAAACCTCACAGTCACCAGCGGACAGGGATGTGCTTCTTTACCGGCAACCGCCAGCTATACTGTTCATGCCTTGCCGCTTATAGATGCAGGTGCCGACCTCAATGCTTTAAAAGACAGCCAGGTTACATTAAAGGCCTCCGCCATGAATGCAGCGCAGCTTACATTCAGCTGGCAGCCCGCAGCTTTGCTCAACAGTCCCGATGTGCTGAACCCTTCTTATCGTGTAACACATGATCAGCGCTTCCTGCTAAAAGCTTCGGGCGGCCCGGGCAATTGCACGGCTACCGACTCCGTTAAAGTAACGATGCTTCTGCCGGTTGAAGTGCCCAATAGTTTCAGCCCCAATGGCGACGGCATCCACGACCGCTGGTTCATTCCACAGCTTGCAGCTTATGAAGGTGCTTCTGTGATAGTCGTCAACAGGTACGGCCAGCAGGTCTTTCACGCAGCTGGTTACACCACCCCATGGGATGGAACCTCCGAAGGAAAACCCCTTGCCGCCGGAACGTATTACTATATCATACGCCTCCCGGTTAAGAAGGAAACGATTACCGGAACGTTAACCATTCTAAGATAA